A DNA window from Camelina sativa cultivar DH55 chromosome 17, Cs, whole genome shotgun sequence contains the following coding sequences:
- the LOC104756788 gene encoding metalloendoproteinase 3-MMP encodes MMRICVFGFFLLFFVHSPVSAGFYPNSSAIPLEIIRNATGNLWNSFLNFTGCHVGETYDGLYKLKQYFQHFGYIPETLSGNFTDDFDDILKNAVEIYQRNFRLNVTGVLDELTLKHVMIPRCGNPDVVNGTSTMHSGRRTYEVSFSGRSQRFHSVKRYSLFPAEPRWPSNRRDLTYAFDPRNKLTEEVKTVFSRAFARWAEVTPLTFTRVESFRTSDIFIGFYSGEHGDGEPFDGPLRTLAHAFSPPTGHFHLDAEENWIISREGGDGVNSVTEAIDLESVAVHEIGHLLGLGHSSVEGSIMYPTITTGMRKVELTTNDVEGVQYLYGENPNINGSIVPPPSTQQRDTGESGAASRIDGSRLVLTSLLLSTVGLFLYLFV; translated from the coding sequence ATGATGAGGATTTGTGTTTTCGGgtttttcttgttgttcttcgTTCATTCTCCAGTTTCCGCCGGTTTCTATCCCAACTCCTCAGCCATTCCGCTGGAGATCATCCGTAACGCCACCGGAAACCTCTGGAACTCTTTCTTAAATTTCACCGGATGTCATGTCGGCGAGACATACGATGGTCTCTACAAGCTTAAACAGTACTTCCAACATTTTGGCTACATCCCCGAAACTCTCTCGGGAAACTTCACTGACGACTTCGACGATATCCTCAAGAACGCCGTCGAGATCTACCAGAGAAACTTCCGGCTAAACGTCACCGGTGTACTCGACGAGCTCACTCTCAAACACGTCATGATCCCACGTTGCGGTAACCCTGACGTAGTCAACGGCACATCAACTATGCATAGCGGTAGAAGAACCTACGAGGTCTCCTTCTCGGGGCGGAGTCAACGTTTCCATTCCGTCAAACGCTACTCTCTTTTCCCCGCAGAGCCACGGTGGCCGAGCAATCGCCGTGATTTAACCTACGCGTTCGATCCGCGAAACAAGTTGACCGAAGAGGTCAAGACCGTGTTCTCACGTGCGTTCGCTCGTTGGGCAGAGGTAACTCCCCTTACGTTCACCCGCGTGGAGAGTTTCAGAACCTCCGACATCTTCATCGGGTTCTACTCCGGAGAGCACGGTGACGGAGAACCGTTCGACGGTCCATTGAGAACGTTGGCTCACGCGTTCTCGCCCCCTACCGGACACTTCCACCTCGACGCAGAAGAGAACTGGATCATCTCCAGAGAAGGCGGCGACGGTGTTAACTCCGTGACTGAGGCTATTGATCTTGAATCGGTGGCTGTTCACGAGATCGGACATCTTCTAGGGTTAGGCCATTCCTCGGTCGAAGGTTCCATCATGTACCCAACCATCACGACGGGGATGCGTAAAGTAGAATTAACGACCAATGACGTGGAAGGAGTCCAGTATTTGTACGGTGAGAATCCTAACATCAATGGTTCTATTGTTCCACCTCCGTCCACTCAACAGCGAGACACTGGCGAATCCGGTGCTGCTAGTAGAATCGACGGTTCTAGATTGGTTTTGACTAGTCTACTTCTCTCAACCGTTggattgtttttgtatttgtttgtctAA